The DNA segment TAGCCGTTAACGGAATTACTTGCTAGCTGGCTGCTGTGGCGACGCTTTCCACCGCGTTAAGATAATCTGCAGCACGTGCACCCGGGGGCCCTCAGGTGAAACGTGCGTCAGCTTCAGTTACgttacatcacattacataatTATTCCTTGTGTAGCCGtgtgattttttattattaatataactTTGAATAACTTACCCAGAGTTAGAAGCGCACGTCGCCTTGATGGAGTTGATCCTGAGCTTGTTAGCGACGTCCTTCAGCCCCTGCAGAGTTTTCTCATCGGGTTTGTGGTAGCTAGTCATGGTTGCTGGAATATTTCTTGAGGGTCGCGTCCGTTTGAGAAGTCAAGTTCGGTTATTTCAAGCACACAGCTGCTTTCCGGGGGTCGTAGTTTCAAAGCTGCGCCACGCCGCTGCTAGCTGCCCGGTGCAAGTACAAgcgaggagaaggaggaggaggaccgacagagaggagggggacTTATGTGTCCTCGCGCGGCCACTCCCCCCTAATCCGATCATTGGAGGAGCAGTCGTGAGGATATGGTTGCGCAGGACATGCTGCTCTCATAAATCATTTTGAGCTTATTAAAGTTACACATCTGCGGTCACATCGCTCTTATCATTTCCCGTTGTTAATTAGCAAAGCACCAATATTAAACATGGGTCCTAAAACAGTGTGCAGAAGTAATGGtggttacattttttttgtgatatCATCATGTAATGAGTCAACAGAAACTGCACCCAGCACTTTAAACTTCATAAAAATGTGCAGTCTTTTCACTGAGGTAACTTCCGGGTTGTGGCAACAGTATGAAGGTAAGGCCTGGAAATATTCATAACTTAATTACTAATATTAATCTGAAAATAACTGTAATTTTTGTGTAATTTGCACACTCTTTGTACTTATATGGACAAAATACCTCAGTGTGCATGTGGTGATTTTCCATACATGTCCTTTGCATGTCACTGTCTCTTTAAAGCTGTAGCTGGATGGCTGCCAATAGGGAAATGGTGGCAGAATTTGCTCTCTCATCCTTACTCAGGGAAACAAAGGAGAGTTTGTACAGCATGCAACAAGGTTCATGTACTCCCTCATTTCTTATTCCTAAGTCACTGACACTTTGCTTTTTAACCTTAGCTGATTGCATTGGTAAATAtcaatcagaaaaaaatacattttcacaattttattgtttaaaaaataggCTCTCATAGTATAAGAACATGACACAAGCATCCCTAATGCACACATAAGTGCATCATACAAGGTTTTCTATCAAGGTATGCATTTCATGCAACACAATCACTGTCACCTATCTATACACCAGGCCTGTGTTTTCAAGGAAGTCCAACACTTCCTCATTTTTGCCACCATTTCAAATCTTAGGGTTCAGATATTTCCTCTTCTTTAAGTTCCTGAAATAACATACATGCcattagaagaaaaaaacaaaacagcaaatgaGCTTTTTTGTCTGACAATGCCACTTAGCTTTACCTTGAGTCTCTCCTGGGCCTCAGTCCTCTCCTCGGGAGAGATGGGATCTTTGTCAAGTCGCTCCAGCTGTGGCAGGAGCATCAGTACACTCAGCCGGTAGTCTGTTGTTTCCGCAAGAGGATTCTCAGAGAGGACCAAAGCTCGCAGCGTTTTTGACACGAGTGCAAGGCTTTGCAGGGCATTCTCCTCTACAATTGCATTGCCTCTAAAGGAGAGAGACatatgagatatgtaatctgagacagttattttatttttgtgtgtgtgtgtgatgtgatcTGTCTTGTTGTGATACCTGACATTGAGATATTGGAGACACTTCATGTTGGAGCTGAGGCCATTCAGAGTATCTAGCTGGTTGTCTCGAAGGTGAAGGGTGGTGAGGCGCTCCAACCTCTCTAAACCCTCCAGATGCTTGATAACATTTTGGGCCTAAATGGAGAGTAAGACTAGTTACAGGCAGTCTGCTGACTGAATCATGGGTATTAAGGCTAGTGTTAATGAATCAACCTCATCAAGTGTGTTGGTGCTACAAATgttagtgcttttattttttttttacgataTTTTTtcgggcatttttaagcctttacttgataggacaggtaagtgtgaagggaggagagagagagggagtgacatgtagcaaagggccacaggctggagtcgaacccgggccgctgcggcaacagccttgtacatggggcgcctgctctaccactaagccaccgacgccccgttaGTGCTTTTAATACCAGATACAGTCGCTGCAGGTTGGGAAGGTTGAAGCCATCAGTGGTATCCAGCTGGTTTCCCCTCAGCTCTAGAGTTACCAGGTTGGCAAAACAGGCACCTTGGAGACCATTCACTCTCTGAATGCCGTTACCTGCAAGAGAGATTGCAAAATGTCATATCAAAGCCTTTTCAAAATATGCTCTTGGCACCAGATATTAAAAAGAGTTTGTTATAAGCCTGAATGATAACCCCATTTAAGAGGCCTCGCTTTAGGAAACTTTGGAACACCATCAGTCAGTATGGTATCATAGAAACACCACTTTTCCTGGCATAAAACCAATACAGCAACCTGTAAGATTGAGGCTCTCCAGCGCAGGCCCCACCAGGCCGTCCAGGCCCGTTAGCCGATTCACTGCCATACTCAGCCACTGCAGGAAGGTCAGCTGAGCGAAAGGTTGCCCTTTGAAGCATGCCACAGCATTATTGTCAACCTACAGTAGAAGAGTTACATTAAAGATTCACCATCAGTTATATACTGACAGCCCCAGGGGcgttcttttttaaatgaataaagaagACAGATGCTTGCCTTCAGCCAGAGCAGCTGAGTCAGAGATGCCAGAGGAGAAAGATCAATGAGGTGGTTGTTGGATACATCCAAGAAACGTAGGTGAGTATAATTGCTGATTGCAGCTATGTCATTCAGTCCTCTGAGGAGTACAGTGACAAGAATGGGAAAAtgggtattaaatttaaagacagCAACAATTAAATAAGGATTACCTGAATTTATAGTTGCAGGTCAAAAGAAGCCAATTTTGCCTTGCATGTACTTTTGCTCCCTTACTTGTCTTTTAAGTCCACTTTGATAAATGCATGTCCAAGTCCATTTCCTGTTCGGCACAGCAATGAGAGCCCCTGACTTATGGTTTCTTGGGTCAAATGGCAAACCTGTACCTGTAAGAAGGACGACATCAAAGGTTTATACTCATCCAAACTGTTGGTGGTGCTAACTCACAGGGAATAAAACTACAGGACCTCATCAATGTTTGTGAATGGAGCACAGCCCAGACACAAGCCTCTCTACATGATAGTGCTTCAAACCCACCCTTGAAACTTTTAGACATAAATTTATAGACAACAATTTATATTTCTATGAGAATAGGCCCTGGTATTCTTTCAGAGGCTGAGCAAATGCATGGGTCTGAAGTGGACTTTTATGTAACTGGAATGCAGCTCATTTGGCTGCATATCAATTTATGTATGAAGTAACTGTGAAATAACATTCCTTAAGTTAACTGATGATCTTGTGTGAAGTAATAACATAAAATCATAGTAACTTGATTATTTGTGAATGGTGAGCAACAGGAGTTCTTGATAAATGCATTCAGTCATGCATTAAATCACCACGAGTCATGCATTAGTCAAGCATTACTCAAGTGTAGGGTTTGAATCCTTATTATGAAACACAAGAAATAATGCTAAATAATGCCAACAGTAAACACCCACAACCTTTACTATTAGGGATGCAACATAATATCAGCCTGTCATCTCTACtggccaatattggctttaaaatgaactatcagattCGGCCTACATGCTTGTTCTTACTTagcacaatgaataaatattacatacactgaaaagtattgtatttcatgtcttcaTCTGCTCGTGGGCAATCaggataagagtatgcatgcataatatgatattAAGAACTTTAATCGATATCGAAATTGGTATTGGTTATCAGTCAAACGAGTTTTTATGAATATATATCCCGCTCTCACCCCCCTCCATGGGGATGgtggtgtgtctttgtgtcttttctaGTTCCTCTTTCAGCCTTTGGTATTTGGTATTTCTTGtcttccttcttcctgatgttgctgtcgcTCGGGATTGCTACTGtcaccactgccttcttctgttgATTGTCCATCAACACAATGTCTggttggttagccatcaccagtttgtcagtctggatctggaagttccacaggatcttagctcgGTCATTTCAAACCACCTTCAGAGGTAGCTTCCATTCTGACTttgggacttccagcccatacTCAGTACAGATGCTCCTGTACGCTCTGCCAGCCACTTGGTCGTGGTGTCTCATGTACGCTCTTCCTGCCTGCATCTAACACCTGCTattatgtgctgaactgtctcaggagcatttttgcacagcctgcacctggggtcctgtctgGTGTGGTAGACCCCTGCTTCTGTTGATCTTGATTACTGCTTCTGTGCTGTCTTTCAGTTTAGCTTTCAGGATTTCTTGATGTTGGCCACTTCTTCAATCTGTCAGTGGCACATGCTGTACAGGACCTTGTCCTTCTGTCAtggttcatcctcctcttctgcatTCTCGGGTTTCTGCTGCTTGAGGTATCCACTTAGCAGTTCATCCAGTCCATCTTCCTGATGTATTCCTAAATCTTGGTTGTTTCATCCTGGAAAGCGGCTCTGGCACTTACAAGTCCTCGGCCTCCCTCATTCAGCTTAGCGTACAGTCTCAGGTTGCTGGACTTGGGATGAAACCCTCCATGCATTGTGAGAAGCTTCCTTGTCTTGACATCAGTggcctctatctcctcctttggccagctTATTATACCAGTGGGGTATCTGATAACTGGCAGGGTGTACGTGTTGATGGCTTAGATCTTGTTCTTTCCATTCAGCTGACTTCTCAGGACCTGCCTTACTCTGTGTAGGCATTTGGCTGCGGCTGACTTCCTTGTGGTTCCCATTTGACACATGTTGACATGTTCTGGGACCTTGGAGAGAAAGGGATGGGGTTCTGGACCTGACAATAGTTGTGTGACTTTATTTACCCTACCTGTTTATAACAGTATCCTTTGGTTGTGCACTGTTCTAGTAAAAATGAATTATTAAAACCACAGGAAACCGTCCACAACCCATACTCCATGGCTGTGTCAAAAGCCATTAAACACTCCCTACTCACTATTCAGTGGACTATATGGTGAATGAGTGATTTCGGACGCAGCCGATGTCACAACTATCTAGAAGTTCTCACTCAGGTACCTTCTCTTCTTCTCCGGCTTCTTCCTGgtgtgtttcttcctctccctctacATCTGACAACATTGCATCTTCATCCATGTCAGACATCCTGGTGAATATCGCTTGTTTTTACAAAAAGTAGCAGGTCCCTGGAGCACACCAGTCGGTAGCTAAAAACGGTTAGCTAGTCAAACTGCACCGAGTTTAGAAGGGTTAGCTTAGCTGTTAGCTAACGTTCGTACGTCAGTTACGGGACAGTTACAAGTAGCTAACTTCCTAACTTAATATAACAACTATTATAATAACAAAGTGTAACAACCAACGGTAACTTGTTAAGTAAACTTATTATATAAAAGATAAAGTCAATGTTGAACCTTTGAGAAAGCTAACTGCGGTTTAGACCTGACCGAACACGGAGCACCGTGTCTGCTActgttgttgccatggaaactcAACAGCCGCGACACGAGCGCAGGTGTGTTCAAGACTCATTTGATGGAGAGACACATTTCAGGGACAGAAAGATGTCCCGTTAGACAGCTATACAGTTTCTGCAGGCCAGGATGTTGCATTACAGACCTCATAACAAGAGTTACATATATTCCTCTTTTGTAACCACCGATTTACAGAAACGCAGCTTTGGAAATTTCAAGGTAAAATGTCGAAATATGAGCTAATGTTCACTgctttgccccccccccccaaaaaaaaaaagacaaagacatcaAACATCCATAATGATGAAAGTGTGTTATTCAGAATTAATTTACACAAGCCTGATGAAACACATTCACATTATAGAACAggtacagaaataaaaaataactttctcCAGAGATAACGTTGATAGAGAACATCGTGAATTCATACAAGGTGACAAACTTGAGACACTTTTCACCTTCACACTAGTTTTAGTGTGAGCCTGTCCAGTTCATGAGGCCACAGTCTCCTCTAAAATGTATACACAGTTAATGCCCAGAGAAGTCATTCACTGAATGTCAGGGCATAtagcattaaattaaaaaaatctatgGTGCATAGACAGTAATATTAGAAAATCCCATTTGCTGCCATAAAGATTGACACTGATCTTTCACTTTCTGATAGCAAATGTTTCCCAACCACATAAAGCTTGTTTATCACGCACAAGCTCCGAAGCAAGTGAGAACTCAAAACTGCATCATTCAGGAAGAAAGCAAAAAAGTGCATTCTGTGCAATATCCTGACATCCACTGCTACAGGATCAGTTCATGAGTGTATTACCACTGTTGAGGTAATTATATGTTAAACCAAAAATTAAGAGGTTTATCTAGAGATATCTATATGATGTTAATGGTGAAGTGTGGTGTGCTAGGCTTTGTCGTCGTCCTGTCTGGGTCAGGGGAGGTTCAG comes from the Epinephelus lanceolatus isolate andai-2023 chromosome 8, ASM4190304v1, whole genome shotgun sequence genome and includes:
- the lrrc23 gene encoding leucine-rich repeat-containing protein 23 — protein: MSDMDEDAMLSDVEGEEETHQEEAGEEEKVCHLTQETISQGLSLLCRTGNGLGHAFIKVDLKDKGLNDIAAISNYTHLRFLDVSNNHLIDLSPLASLTQLLWLKVDNNAVACFKGQPFAQLTFLQWLSMAVNRLTGLDGLVGPALESLNLTGNGIQRVNGLQGACFANLVTLELRGNQLDTTDGFNLPNLQRLYLAQNVIKHLEGLERLERLTTLHLRDNQLDTLNGLSSNMKCLQYLNVRGNAIVEENALQSLALVSKTLRALVLSENPLAETTDYRLSVLMLLPQLERLDKDPISPEERTEAQERLKELKEEEISEP